The genomic stretch TGTACAGTAATTCCACAGTCACGATGAATTTCTGAAGTACCACTCGcgataacagcttgtctcaactctgaagtatttgacatattttgtaccTGATAACGTAGAGCTTTGTAACATTTGAATAATAAGCAAATAAATGGATCTTAAGCTTTTGAACTGCGCACACACGCGAAAATATTAACATGGTTCGCGAcgttattattttccattgttgctcCGTTCGACTTCTGTCAGTCCAAAGCCAGcgggttgcatataaattagcttctcaggaatatttaggctgtacacgtgaccagccgatgccagggccttttcccgccctacccatttttttaagggaaaagccctggggacgaggttgcaaaATCATGTTTATGGCTTAAAACATAATatagatagaaagaaaagatagaattcttttgaaaaaaaatatttctgttttatagctttgaatcttgcctcggtacagaggcgataaagtaggtcatttttactctaatttttgcacaattaattaggtaaaaaccgctattttattcgtttttcctcattttctcgaaaactatagattcttgaaagttgaaaatattttttcgaagatagttcccgaaaggggtttttctgacaaattatcagaattttcgatttttttagcctggccagcgattctcgatatttacagtcatgggctcttaagatccgacgacggcgagatTCTACGACGGCAGACTTGGTCGAGGGGGCTTGGGGTGAGGTCGCCGTCGCAATGGCGCGAAAAATagcattagggaccttaagataccctGGACGCGGCGGTAAAGAGAACAGAGAAAGCCTGGAGCGAGGACGCCGCCACCGTCGCGGGAAAAACaaattagggaacttaagcaacagagGTTTTCCAGGCGACGGCGACACCACCGGACGAAAAAGCCTGGGGCGAGGGTGCCGTTGTTCCcgccaaaatgtttaaattaagCAAGCAAACGCGGGACGCCGACAGCAAGGTAGAGGATTTGTTGCGAACTATAATTATTTTGCAACAAGTTAATGTGAAACATGTCCTCTTTTAAAGAAGTGAGAGAGCTTCTTCTTGTAGCGTATGACAGCGAAATAATCAATGACGAAGAATTCCTTGTTCTCTTTGAAAATTATCGCTCAAGAAATCCGCTGTTTCCTTACAATTCCTACCCAagatttgaacttgaaaacatgCAAGACGACGAGTGCTTGGCTGAGTTTCGCGTTAAAAAAGAGGATGTCCCAAGATTGGCAGACGTACTACAGATACCTGAAACCGTGAGATGTGAACAGTGTTCCGTGTGTGGCAGAATTGAAGGTCTCTGTATGTTGTTACGACGATTGGCATACCCATGTAGATACTCCGATATGATTCATCGTTTTGCCAGACCGGTCCCAGAGATCTGCATGATCACCAACACCGTAATGGATTTTATATTTGATCATCATGCTCATAGACTGACTCAGTGGAATCCCAGTATTATGAATGCCCAAGCTCTTCAAAGCTATGCAGATGCAGTGTCTGCACGAGGTGCACcacttcaaaactgttttggttttgtagACGGAACTGTCCGACCGATTGCAAGACCTGGGGAGCACCAAAGACTGGTGTACAACGGGCACAAAAGGGTGCATTCGCTAAAATTTCAGTCGCTGGCATTACCGAATGGTCTTATTGCAAATA from Porites lutea chromosome 1, jaPorLute2.1, whole genome shotgun sequence encodes the following:
- the LOC140938350 gene encoding uncharacterized protein: MSSFKEVRELLLVAYDSEIINDEEFLVLFENYRSRNPLFPYNSYPRFELENMQDDECLAEFRVKKEDVPRLADVLQIPETVRCEQCSVCGRIEGLCMLLRRLAYPCRYSDMIHRFARPVPEICMITNTVMDFIFDHHAHRLTQWNPSIMNAQALQSYADAVSARGAPLQNCFGFVDGTVRPIARPGEHQRLVYNGHKRVHSLKFQSLALPNGLIANMYGPIEGKRHDACMMVESKLLRDLERNAFSPTGEPMCIYGDPAYPHRVNLQCSFRQRVLTPDMEAFNKAMSQVRVSVEWLFGDIVNYFKFLDFKKNLKIGMSSIGKLYLVSALLQNAITCLYGNNISEFFDLQPPSLQYYFQ